The following proteins are co-located in the Pseudomonas antarctica genome:
- the hpaR gene encoding homoprotocatechuate degradation operon regulator HpaR → MLKPRQSLTLALLQAREAAMSFFRPSLNEHGLTEQQWRIIRILEQHGELEIYQLAELACILKPSMTGVLVRMETAGMVHRRKAEQDQRRVLVTLADKGKASFESMSHCMEANYQRLQDQFGTEKFEALLGLLDDLKNIKR, encoded by the coding sequence ATGCTTAAACCTCGACAATCCCTGACATTGGCCCTGCTGCAAGCCCGCGAAGCTGCCATGAGTTTTTTCCGGCCCTCCCTGAATGAACACGGCCTGACCGAACAGCAATGGCGGATCATCCGCATCCTTGAGCAACACGGTGAGCTGGAGATTTACCAACTGGCGGAACTGGCCTGCATCCTCAAACCGAGCATGACCGGCGTGCTGGTGCGCATGGAGACCGCCGGCATGGTGCACCGGCGCAAGGCCGAGCAGGACCAGCGCCGTGTGCTGGTGACCCTGGCCGACAAGGGCAAGGCGAGTTTCGAGTCCATGAGCCATTGCATGGAAGCCAACTACCAGCGCTTGCAGGATCAATTCGGTACGGAGAAGTTCGAGGCCCTGTTGGGCCTGCTGGATGACTTGAAGAACATCAAGCGCTGA
- a CDS encoding NAD(P)/FAD-dependent oxidoreductase, translated as MINIETPTYYTATKKYNLSFPTLEQDIDADVVVIGGGFSGINTALELAEKGITNVVVLEARYLGFGGTGRNGGQIMAGIGHDLEKIKKDVGEDGLRQIFEISDLGADIIKNRIAKYNIDADFCHGYGYMGFNARQEKTLRAWEKDFKSINSQHEIRFLGGADVQQIIGSTAYTSALLHMGGGHVHSLNLLLGEATALASHGVKIFENSPALDVSYGERITVRTGRGSVRASKLLWACDSFLNKLEPELHRSTINTYAFQMMTEPLSEELIQRISPIRGAYSDIRPVIDYYRVTNENRLLFGAATPLVEHIPGDLKAWNRNLMLKIFPYLKDVKIDLAWGGPMACSPNLFPQIGTLPGRSNAFFVQGYSGFGVTPSHIICKVLAEGMSEGSARYDLVSSIHRPTIIGKDAIRPLLLTAGKSWHQLSGYWNGRR; from the coding sequence ATGATCAACATCGAAACCCCCACGTATTACACCGCCACCAAGAAATACAACCTCAGCTTCCCCACGCTGGAGCAGGACATCGACGCCGATGTCGTGGTGATTGGCGGCGGTTTCTCCGGTATCAACACTGCCCTGGAACTGGCGGAAAAAGGCATCACCAATGTTGTGGTGCTCGAAGCGCGCTACCTGGGCTTTGGCGGCACCGGGCGCAACGGCGGGCAGATCATGGCGGGCATCGGCCATGACCTGGAGAAGATCAAAAAGGATGTGGGCGAAGACGGCCTGCGCCAGATATTCGAGATCAGCGACCTGGGCGCCGACATCATCAAGAACCGCATCGCCAAGTACAACATCGACGCGGATTTCTGCCACGGCTATGGCTACATGGGCTTCAACGCCCGCCAGGAAAAAACCCTGCGCGCCTGGGAAAAGGACTTCAAGTCGATCAACAGCCAGCATGAGATCCGCTTTCTCGGCGGCGCCGACGTGCAGCAGATCATCGGCTCCACAGCCTATACCAGCGCCCTGCTGCACATGGGCGGCGGGCATGTGCACTCGCTCAACCTGCTATTGGGCGAAGCCACCGCCCTGGCCAGCCATGGCGTAAAGATTTTCGAGAACAGCCCGGCCCTGGACGTCAGTTATGGCGAGCGCATCACCGTGCGCACCGGCCGCGGCTCGGTCCGCGCCAGCAAGTTGCTGTGGGCCTGCGACAGTTTCCTCAACAAGCTGGAACCGGAGCTGCACCGTTCGACCATCAACACCTACGCGTTCCAGATGATGACCGAGCCGTTGTCCGAGGAGCTGATCCAACGCATCAGCCCGATTCGCGGGGCCTACAGCGACATTCGCCCGGTGATCGACTACTACCGCGTAACCAATGAAAACCGCTTGCTGTTCGGTGCCGCGACGCCACTGGTGGAGCATATTCCCGGCGACCTGAAGGCCTGGAACCGCAACCTGATGCTGAAGATTTTCCCCTACCTCAAGGACGTGAAAATCGACCTGGCGTGGGGCGGGCCGATGGCGTGCAGCCCTAATCTGTTTCCGCAGATCGGCACTTTGCCAGGGCGCAGCAACGCGTTTTTCGTGCAGGGCTATTCAGGTTTTGGCGTCACCCCCAGCCACATCATCTGCAAGGTCCTGGCCGAAGGCATGAGCGAAGGCTCGGCGCGGTATGACCTGGTCAGCTCGATTCATCGCCCGACCATCATCGGCAAGGACGCGATCCGCCCCTTGCTGCTGACGGCAGGCAAATCCTGGCACCAACTTTCCGGCTACTGGAACGGGCGCCGCTAA
- a CDS encoding cupin domain-containing protein, whose protein sequence is MTLTTLKHNVQLSELDAWGTVADLGSEILEGEVRAFGKMTFGAPTDPVSSAYFGTTQGKFRMVYPFAEQATVVTGEVVLTDESTGQSARYKAGDSWFVTKGTPVLWEVVSESFVKHYFAVA, encoded by the coding sequence ATGACCCTTACCACCCTCAAGCACAACGTCCAGCTGTCGGAACTCGACGCCTGGGGTACCGTGGCCGATCTCGGCTCAGAGATCCTCGAAGGCGAGGTGCGTGCCTTCGGCAAGATGACCTTCGGCGCGCCTACCGATCCGGTCAGCAGTGCTTACTTCGGCACCACACAGGGCAAGTTCCGCATGGTCTACCCGTTCGCTGAGCAGGCCACAGTGGTGACCGGCGAAGTGGTCCTGACCGACGAATCCACCGGCCAATCCGCGCGCTACAAGGCCGGCGACAGCTGGTTCGTGACCAAGGGCACACCCGTGCTGTGGGAAGTGGTCAGCGAGAGTTTCGTCAAACACTACTTCGCCGTTGCCTAA
- a CDS encoding molybdenum cofactor biosynthesis F family protein, with translation MTSSPDWITVGALADGFAPQAFILPNLAELAGKTFTLHFANGWQIEHRFEQDRLAWQAADGHSSGSAPYRATSIRPGLYLVDFIKHEAGQSWSISLVLDTPGESFTAVIGRLPEQSETHEGLYHRALAGKPLSSVQVDFLHGSLDRPWQDGHCLHAPTDELLGLRNQYRYSPSEIYEHIYLNPRFYAWQCLKGVEQGLCDTDRCHYYKIAEQLYLFVWQEKIVPTLGLVLIDLQQHRSDGKIFGYAGASFDALSNFPISSYCQVLNRTEYPRD, from the coding sequence ATGACGAGTTCCCCAGACTGGATCACCGTGGGCGCCCTGGCCGACGGGTTTGCCCCGCAAGCGTTTATCCTGCCCAACCTCGCCGAACTGGCCGGCAAGACGTTTACCCTGCACTTCGCCAATGGCTGGCAGATCGAGCACCGTTTCGAGCAGGACCGCCTGGCCTGGCAGGCCGCCGACGGGCACTCCAGCGGCAGCGCGCCCTACCGCGCCACCTCGATTCGCCCGGGGTTGTACCTGGTGGACTTCATCAAGCATGAGGCCGGGCAAAGCTGGTCGATCAGCCTGGTGCTGGATACACCGGGCGAGTCGTTTACGGCGGTGATCGGCCGCCTGCCCGAACAATCGGAAACCCACGAAGGCCTTTACCACCGAGCCCTGGCCGGTAAACCGCTGAGCTCGGTGCAGGTCGACTTCCTGCACGGCAGCCTCGACCGCCCGTGGCAAGACGGCCACTGCCTGCATGCGCCAACCGACGAACTGCTGGGCCTGCGCAATCAATATCGCTACAGCCCCAGCGAAATCTATGAGCACATCTACCTCAACCCACGCTTCTATGCCTGGCAATGTTTGAAGGGCGTGGAGCAAGGCTTGTGCGACACCGACCGCTGCCACTACTACAAGATCGCCGAACAGCTGTACCTGTTTGTGTGGCAAGAAAAAATCGTACCCACCCTCGGCCTGGTGCTGATCGACCTGCAACAGCACCGCAGCGACGGCAAAATTTTTGGCTACGCCGGGGCGTCATTCGATGCGCTGTCGAACTTCCCCATCAGCTCCTATTGCCAGGTGCTTAACCGCACGGAGTACCCTCGTGACTGA
- a CDS encoding SDR family NAD(P)-dependent oxidoreductase, protein MTEPRTVVITGAGTGIGAACARLYAEDGARLVLIGRRREPLEQVARQTGGLILVGDAACPDTWDGFIRQIREHYGRLDVLLACAGGHGVGSATQTSPATWESALRSNLDSAFYSARACLPMLQESAGNIVLIGSIASLAAGPDVCGYTTAKHALLGLNRSLARDYGPHGVRVNTVCPGWVHTPMADAEMQPLMNAYGDTLQQAYERVCADVPLRRAARAEEIAKACRFLASSDASIITGATLVADGGSSIVDVPTLAFTRLEPSHGE, encoded by the coding sequence GTGACTGAGCCGCGCACGGTCGTCATCACGGGTGCCGGCACCGGTATCGGCGCTGCGTGTGCGCGGTTGTATGCTGAGGACGGCGCGCGGTTGGTGCTGATCGGCAGGCGCCGTGAGCCGCTGGAACAGGTGGCCCGACAAACCGGCGGACTGATCCTGGTGGGCGACGCCGCCTGCCCGGACACCTGGGACGGGTTTATCCGGCAGATCCGCGAACACTACGGGCGCCTGGATGTGCTGCTGGCTTGCGCGGGTGGCCATGGCGTGGGCAGCGCGACCCAGACCAGCCCGGCCACTTGGGAAAGTGCACTGCGCAGCAACCTCGACAGCGCGTTCTACAGCGCCCGCGCCTGCCTGCCGATGTTGCAGGAAAGCGCGGGCAATATTGTGCTGATCGGCTCCATCGCCTCGTTGGCGGCAGGGCCCGACGTGTGCGGCTACACCACGGCCAAGCATGCGCTCCTCGGGCTTAACCGCTCGCTCGCGCGGGATTATGGGCCCCACGGCGTGCGGGTGAACACGGTATGCCCGGGCTGGGTGCACACCCCCATGGCTGATGCGGAAATGCAGCCGCTGATGAATGCCTATGGCGATACGCTGCAACAGGCTTATGAACGGGTGTGCGCCGATGTGCCGCTGCGCCGGGCCGCACGCGCCGAGGAAATCGCCAAAGCCTGTCGCTTCCTGGCGTCCAGTGATGCATCGATCATCACCGGGGCGACGTTGGTCGCCGACGGCGGTTCGAGCATTGTCGATGTGCCCACATTGGCCTTCACGCGACTGGAGCCCAGCCATGGTGAATGA
- a CDS encoding SDR family oxidoreductase, with amino-acid sequence MVNDLDFSGRVVLVTGGAQGIGLGIVEAFARRGAQVVIADRLLAQAQEVAAALCVQGYRVEAVGVDLAESEAVFACVQGLARLDVLVHNAGYFPLTAFADITPAILQRTLAVNLSALFWLTQAALPAFRAQGRGCVLVTSSVTGNRVGYPGLSHYAASKAGVNGFIRNAALELASLKVRVNGVEPGMIATPAMGNLGDAALNASIASRVPLGRLGSAADIAGAMLFLASDLAGYITGQTLVVDGGSTLPEV; translated from the coding sequence ATGGTGAATGACCTGGATTTCAGCGGACGTGTGGTGTTGGTCACCGGCGGCGCGCAAGGCATTGGGCTCGGTATCGTCGAAGCGTTTGCCCGTCGCGGCGCGCAGGTCGTGATTGCCGACCGCCTGCTCGCGCAAGCCCAGGAGGTTGCCGCCGCACTCTGCGTGCAGGGTTACCGCGTCGAAGCCGTGGGCGTCGACCTGGCGGAGTCAGAGGCGGTGTTCGCCTGTGTCCAAGGGTTGGCGCGACTGGATGTCCTGGTGCACAACGCCGGGTATTTTCCGCTGACGGCGTTTGCTGACATCACCCCGGCCATCCTGCAACGGACCTTGGCGGTCAACCTGTCAGCATTGTTCTGGCTGACCCAGGCGGCCTTGCCGGCGTTTCGCGCGCAGGGTCGTGGTTGCGTGCTGGTGACGTCTTCGGTCACCGGCAATCGGGTCGGCTATCCAGGGCTCAGTCATTACGCGGCGTCCAAGGCCGGGGTCAACGGCTTTATTCGCAACGCGGCGCTGGAATTGGCGTCGCTGAAGGTGCGGGTGAATGGTGTGGAGCCGGGCATGATCGCCACCCCGGCGATGGGCAACCTGGGCGACGCCGCGCTGAATGCCAGCATCGCCAGCCGCGTGCCGCTCGGGCGCCTGGGCTCGGCGGCGGATATCGCCGGCGCCATGCTGTTTCTGGCCTCCGATCTGGCTGGCTATATCACCGGCCAAACCCTGGTGGTGGACGGCGGGTCGACCTTGCCGGAAGTCTGA
- the feaR gene encoding transcriptional regulator FeaR gives MSIPQHAHDGLDSWNHELRAACGHFDTELAFNRSLFIGEINNLPRGLAILRTNAGLIKRPAHHADHDNDQDCFLVSQRSGYSQIVQNGQTLQLAPGEMLLMDSVGSIEITPFGLIEHASLSLSRPDVCKHLGGDAHAFGKISSTKACGRMLHVLMDQLCKDDTADGAGEVEALQTAFVSLLGSALEQGDECREGLAALQGNNLRSYVQKVIDESLSQPGLSPIGLANRLNISVRHLYRLFEEQDDSVCRYIQRARLKRSADDLTNPFLRSESITSIAYKWGFTDSAHFSRSFKKQFEVSPKDFRSSRLQAAGA, from the coding sequence ACGACGGGCTGGACAGCTGGAACCACGAGCTGCGCGCCGCGTGCGGTCATTTCGACACTGAACTGGCGTTCAACCGCTCGCTGTTTATCGGCGAGATCAACAACTTGCCGCGTGGCCTGGCGATCCTGCGCACCAATGCCGGGCTGATCAAGCGCCCGGCGCACCACGCCGACCACGATAATGACCAGGATTGTTTCCTCGTCAGCCAGCGCAGTGGTTACTCGCAGATCGTGCAGAACGGCCAGACCCTGCAACTGGCGCCCGGCGAGATGCTGTTGATGGACTCTGTGGGCTCTATCGAAATCACCCCCTTCGGCCTCATTGAGCATGCCTCGTTGTCGCTGTCGCGCCCTGATGTGTGCAAGCACCTGGGCGGCGATGCCCATGCCTTCGGCAAGATCTCTTCGACCAAAGCCTGTGGGCGCATGCTGCATGTGCTGATGGACCAGTTGTGCAAGGACGACACGGCGGATGGTGCGGGTGAAGTCGAGGCGCTGCAAACCGCGTTCGTCTCGCTGCTGGGTTCGGCCCTGGAGCAGGGCGATGAGTGCCGTGAAGGCTTGGCGGCGTTGCAGGGGAATAACCTGCGCAGTTATGTGCAGAAGGTGATTGATGAGTCGCTCAGCCAGCCCGGCCTCAGCCCGATCGGGTTGGCCAATCGGCTGAATATTTCGGTGCGACACCTGTACCGGTTGTTTGAGGAGCAAGACGACAGCGTCTGTCGCTATATCCAGCGGGCGCGGCTCAAACGCAGCGCGGATGATTTGACCAACCCGTTCCTCAGGAGTGAGTCGATCACCTCGATTGCCTACAAGTGGGGCTTTACTGACTCGGCGCATTTCAGCCGGTCGTTCAAGAAGCAATTCGAGGTGTCGCCCAAGGATTTCCGGTCCAGCCGGTTGCAGGCAGCGGGAGCATAA